The Thunnus thynnus chromosome 24, fThuThy2.1, whole genome shotgun sequence genome window below encodes:
- the cybb gene encoding cytochrome b-245 heavy chain yields MGNFAANEGLSIFVILVWLGINAYLFVQFYMNFLVERWFYTRVLLGQALSWARAPAACLNFNCMLILLPVCRNLLSFLRGTIQLCSRTAARQLDRNLTFHKLVAYMIAFHTAVHIVAHLFNFEYFMDAQLNRNSSLLTFVLSEIGNGDNAAFLNPIRTNETNPTIVMFTTIAGLTGVAITLALILIITSSMEVIRRSYFEVFWYTHHLFVIFFIGLVFHGYGRIVRGQTLASLKTNKPDECETQFMDWGKNGSDCAVPVFAGNPPGTWKWVLAPMILYVCERLVRIYRSHQKVVITKVVMHPSKTLELQMKRKGFHMEVGQYVFIQCPSVSRLEWHPFTLTSAPEEDFFSAHIRIVGDWTQALYEACGGDKTEPQEAWNLPKVAIDGPFGTASEDVFRYEVVMLVGAGIGVTPFASILKSVWYKTIQNNQDVFTKKIYFYWLCPETQAFEWFADLLQVLEGQMAEKGMTDFLSYNIYLTRWKETEAAHFRVHHEAENDPITGLKQKTLYGKPNWDNEFTNIATKHPGTKVGVFLCGPPQLGKSLGKQCRSHSEADVKFIFNKENF; encoded by the exons atggGGAACTTTGCTGCAAATGAGGGACTCTCCATCTTTGTTATT ctggTTTGGCTGGGGATCAACGCGTACCTGTTTGTTCAATTCTACATGAACTTCCTGGTCGAGAGGTGGTTTTACACTCGAGTGCTTCTCGGG CAAGCTCTCTCCTGGGCCAGAGCTCCTGCCGCCTGCCTCAACTTCAACTGTATGCTCATCCTGTTGCCAGTTTGCAGAAACCTGCTCTCCTTCCTCCGTGGCACCATTCAG ttATGTAGCCGCACAGCTGCTCGCCAACTGGACCGAAACCTCACTTTTCACAAACTGGTGGCTTATATGATCGCCTTTCATACAg CCGTGCACATTGTTGCACACTTGTTTAACTTTGAGTATTTCATGGATGCCCAACTGAATCGCAACAGCAGCCTTCTTACCTTCGTCTTGTCTGAAATTGGTAACGGAGACAATGCCGCCTTCCTAAACCCCATCAGGACCAATGAGACG AACCCTACCATCGTCATGTTCACCACCATCGCCGGACTGACGGGTGTGGCCATCACGCTGgccctcatcctcatcatcacttCATCCATGGAGGTCATCCGAAGGTCGTACTTCGAGGTGTTCTGGTACACCCACCACCTCTTTGTCATCTTCTTCATCGGACTGGTGTTCCATGGCTACGG GCGGATTGTGCGAGGACAGACACTAGCTAGCCTGAAGACAAATAAGCCTGACGAGTGTGAAACCCAGTTTATGGACTGGGGGAAAAATGGGTCAGACTGTGCTGTGCCAGTGTTTGCCGGAAACCCGCCGGGG ACATGGAAGTGGGTTTTGGCCCCAATGATCCTCTATGTTTGCGAGAGGCTCGTCCGCATCTATCGATCTCACCAGAAAGTCGTCATCaccaag GTGGTGATGCACCCCTCCAAGACTCTGGAGCTGCAGATGAAGAGGAAAGGTTTCCACATGGAGGTGGGTCAGTACGTCTTCATCCAGTGTCCGTCCGTCTCCAGGCTGGAGTGGCACCCCTTCACCCTGACCTCGGCCCCCGAGGAGGACTTCTTCAGCGCCCACATCCGTATTGTCGGCGACTGGACTCAGGCACTGTACGAGGCCTGCGGAGGAGACAAAACCGAGCCTCAGGAGGCCTGGAACTTACCCAA ggtgGCCATAGACGGCCCATTTGGTACCGCCAGTGAGGACGTGTTTCGTTATGAGGTGGTCATGCTGGTTGGTGCAGGAATTGGCGTGACTCCTTTCGCTTCCATCCTCAAGTCTGTGTGGTACAAAACCATCCAGAACAACCAGGATGTCTTCACCAAGAAG ATCTACTTCTACTGGCTGTGTCCGGAGACGCAGGCCTTCGAGTGGTTTGCAGACCTGCTGCAGGTCCTGGAGGGCCAGATGGCGGAGAAGGGCATGACCGACTTCCTCAGCTACAACATCTACCTCACCCGCTGGAAGGAGACCGAG gctGCTCACTTCCGTGTTCACCATGAAGCAGAAAACGATCCAATCACAGGGCTCAAACAGAAGACTCTTTATGGGAAACCCAACTGGGACAATGAGTTCACCAATATTGCCACAAAGCATCCGGG AACTAAAGTTGGAGTTTTCCTGTGCGGTCCGCCTCAGTTGGGCAAATCTCTGGGGAAACAGTGTCGGTCTCACTCAGAAGCCGACGTCAAGTTCATCTTCAACAAAGAAAACTTCTAA
- the LOC137176775 gene encoding dynein light chain Tctex-type 3-like, producing MTGMEEYHNGSEGAFNSEEADNIVKECIEGVVGNDDYNQTQVNKWTASIVERCLTQLVKQGKPYKYIVTCAVMQKTGAGLHTANSCYWDTAMDGSCTVRWENRTMYCVVSVFAVAVA from the exons ATGACAGGAATGGAGGAATATCATAACGGCAGCGAG GGCGCTTTCAACTCTGAAGAGGCTGATAATATTGTCAAAGAG tgtaTCGAGGGCGTCGTAGGCAATGACGACTACAACCAGACTCAGGTGAACAAATGGACGGCCAGCATCGTGGAGCGCTGCCTCACACAGCTGGTCAAACAGGGGAAACCGTACAAGTAcatcg TGACATGTGCTGTGATGCAGAAAACCGGAGCCGGCCTCCACACAGCTAACTCCTGCTACTGGGACACCGCGATGGACG GAAGCTGCACCGTGAGATGGGAAAACCGCACCATGTACTGTGTGGTCAGTGTGTTCGCTGTGGCTGTCgcataa